TATTGATGTTTCACAGTTGGAAAATGCGTTATCCGATAAAACCAAGGCGGTAATGATTGCTCATACATTAGGTAATCCATTTGATTTGCAAGCAGTTAAAGATTTCTGTGATAAGCATGATTTATGGTTAGTGGAAGATAACTGCGATGCATTGGGAACTAAGTATTTATATAATGGGGAATGGAAATACACAGGTACAGTTGGGCATATTGGTACATCCAGCTTTTATCCGCCACACCATATGACTATGGGGGAAGGCGGTGCTATTTATACTAACGATCTTCAATTGAAACGTATTGTTGAATCCTTCCGTGACTGGGGCCGTGATTGCTGGTGCCCGTCAGGCCATGACGATACTTGTAAACATCGTTTTACGCAACAGTTTGGTGAATTGCCGTTGGGATATGATCATAAATATGTATATTCGCATTTGGGTTATAATTTGAAAGTTACTGATATGCAGGCGGCAGTAGGCTGTGCACAATTAAAAAAAATTCCGAGTTTTATTGATGCACGACGTAAAAACTGGCAAATGCTTCGGGAGGGTTTAAGTGATCTTCAGGACGTATTATTATTACCAGAACCAATGAATAACTCTGAACCAAGCTGGTTTGGTTTCCTTATTACAGTGAAAGAAAATGCTCAAATTAAGCGTGATGATATCGTTAGATACTTGGAAGAAAATAAAATTCAAACTAGAATGTTATTTGCGGGTAATTTAATTAAGCATCCGTGCTTTGATGAAATGAGAGCAACGAAAACTGGCTATCGTGTAGTTGGAGAACTAACTAATACAGATAAAATTATGAATAATACTTTCTGGATCGGCGTTTATCCGGGCATGAATGAAGCTATGATCAAATGTATGATAAATGCCATTAAAAATGCCATTAAAAATGGTTAATGATAGTATTATTATCTTAGTTAAGCAATTTATTGTCATTAATTTTTAATAACGGTACCATTAAATTTTTTGCTTAATAAATTATGGGCGTTTAAGTAAGAATTTAAGGAGTATGAAATGAAATTAAGCGACTATATTGTATCATTTTTAGTAGAAAAGAAGATAACAGATGTATTTGGTTATCCTGGTGGAATGGTAACACATTTAATGGATTCTTTCGATAAATATAATGATAAAATTTTTGCTCATCTTGCTTATCATGAGCAAGGTGCCGCTTTTTGTGCTTGTGGGTATGGACAAATATCTAAGTTACCTGGAGTTGCATATGCTACCAGCGGTCCTGGAGCAACAAATTTAATTACTGGAATTGCAAATGCATATTTTGATTCTATTCCTTGCGTTTTTATTACAGGACAGGTTAATACTTACGAAGCCAAGGGATGTTTAGAGGTTCGGCAAAAAGGATTTCAAGAAATGGACGTTGTTAGTGTAGTAAAAAGCATAACCAAATATGCGGTACAAGTTACACAGGCGGACGATATACGGTATGAATTAGAAAAAGCTTTTTCTATAAGTATGAGTGATAGGCCGGGACCAGTACTGTTAGACATTCCCATGAATATTCAAAGAGCAGAAATTGATCCCGAAGCGTTAGCTGGATATAGTAATAGTTGTAATTGTGTTTGTTCTTGTGGTTCGAGAAAAGATATAGTTTTTAATACTTTGATGCAAGCAAAAAGGCCGCTTATTATTGCGGGTGCAGGTGTTAGTAATTCGGGTTGTAAAAAGGTTTTTCAGAAATTAGTTGATAAGCTAAAAGTACCAGTGGTTACTAGTATGATTGGCATTGATTGCTTGTCCCATGAATCACCATATAACTTTGGCTTTATTGGTGCCTATGGTCATCGTTATGCTAATTTTGCAATTGCAAAAAGTGATTTGATTATATCAATTGGATCTAGACTTGATTGTAGGCAAACAGGTTCTAATAAAAATATTTTTGCCCAAGGTGCTAAAATAATCCGAATTGATATTGATGCAGGCGAACCTACTAATAAAATAAAGGAAGACGATACTTTATTACTATGTGATATAAGAGAGTTTATTCCAGCTATCTTAGATGATACCCGCTTTCAATTTGGCAATAAATATGAGCATTGGTTAAATCAGTGTAGAGAATTAAAAGGTAATCTAGAATGTATTGATAATGAGCCGGCAAACACAATTGTTCGTGAAATAAGTAAGTATGTTCCTGATGATGTTGTTGTAACTACTGATGTAGGGCAAAATCAGGTATGGGTAGCTCAAGATTTCGAAGTAAAAAAGAATCAACGTGTTTTGTTTTCAGGTGGCCACGGTGCTATGGGATATTCGCTTCCGGCGGCGATTGGTGCATATTATGCAAGTCATAAACCTGTTATTTGTTTTAATGGTGATGGTGGTCTACAAATGAATATTCAAGAATTACAATTTATTGCAAGGGAAGGCATTCCTATAAAAATTGTTCTAATGAACAATCATTCACTTGGTATGATAAGGCATTTTCAAGAAATGTATTTTGACTCTAACTCTATGCAAACGACTGCCGACAAAGGATATACAGTTCCAGATTTTAATAAGGTTGCTGCAGCATATGGTATTGACACTTATACTATTAAACGGATGAATGAAATACCGCAATTAGGAAAAATTTTCCAAGAACTTTCGCCAGCCTTTATTAATGTTATATGTAGTGATAAAACCTATGTATACCCTAAACTTGCTATGAATAAACCAATTCATGACCAAGAACCGTTAATGGACAGGGATTTGTTTGATAAGTTAATGGGTGCTGAATGATAACTATAGCAGTAACATTATGAGGCTATCACTTCTGTACTTATTTAATCGGATTATTCGTTAGATGTATTTAAAGACATAAAAATTGCAGAAATTGAAAATGCAAAGGACTTTTTAATAACTGATAGGATTGCGGATTATCCAATGACAGAATAGCATGCGGAGGGAATATTCATGTGTCAAAGTTTTATGAGAAGCGATGTTATTGAGAAGGATATGCAGGATATTTATTCGCGTGATATTGCCTGGGAAAGATTTAAGGGGAAAACTATTTTGGTTACGGGTGCAACAGGGATGTTGGTATCGTATCTTTTATATTTTTTGATATATTTAAATGAGGTACACAATGCTAATATCCGTATAATTGCTTTGGTACGGAATTTGAAAAAATGTGAACAAAAATTTGGTAAGTATAAAGAAAAATCATATTTTAAAATTTATACAGAGGATATTACAAAGCCTTTAAATATTGCGGAAGCAATAGATTTTATTATTCATGCTGCGAGTTTAGCAAGTCCGCAGTATTATGAGCCTATGCCCATTGAAGTTGCTGCACCTAATGTATTGGGAACGTATTACTTATTACAATTAGCTAGAGAAAAAAAAGTAAGCGGTTTTTTGTTTTTTAGTAGTGGAGATATTTATGGAAAAATGCCGGAAGGGACAGGAGATATAGTAGAAGAGATGTCAGGATCTATGGACCCTTTGGATATGCATAGTTGTTATGGTGAAAGTAAACGTATGGGGGAAACATGGTGTGCATCTTTTGCACGTGAATATGATATGCCAGTTACGATTGTTCGCATTGGGCATACGTATGGACCAACTATGGATGTTGAGCAGGATCCAAGAGTATTTGCTTCTTTTATGAAATGTGTTTATCATGGAGAAGATATTGTTATGTTAAGCGATGGAAGTGCTAAGCGTCCCTTTTGTTATATCGCTGATGCGATAGTAGCATTTTTTCTAGTTTTATTAGAAGGTAAAAAAGGTGAGGCTTATAATGTTTGTAATACCATGGAATTTTTGAGCATAGCAGAACTTGCGGAATTGATGGTTCGCTTACGTCCGGAACTTGGTTTGAAGTTTATCCGAAAGCAACGTGTGCGTTCAGAGGTTTATTTAGAAAATAAGGGGAACAAGGATAATAAACCAATTGAAACGAAATTGAAAAAATTGGGATGGAAATGTCATTATGATAGTTATACTGGTTTTAAAAATGTATTACGATATTTGCAACAGAGGGGTTGATAAATGAATGGGTTAGGGGTGTATTATCTTTGCCGTTTATGAAGGAACTCAGCTTAGATGGGAAGCTTTTTGTCGAATTCATTGCACTTACTTCTTATCCTATGTGAAAAAGAAAATGCAGGACGACAACCTGTTTACAAAGTATACGATGCAGGAACTTTTTGATGAATTAGATGTGATTGAATGCTTTGAATATCCTGGATATGATTTGCGTGTAAGTGAAATGACATCTCGTCAACTCGCTATATACGAAACAATGGGGTTTAATCCCCCAGCTTCGTTACATTAAGTCCGGGAATGCAGGATACCTAGGTATAATCGCTACTGAGGCAACGTGACATATAAAAAATGTCACTATCTTAATTCATCACAGGAGTGGTCTTGATATTGTGGTCCATTATAGTCAGAATGATTCTTGTCGGATAATCAAAGGGGAGTGGGTATTTTAGCAAAAGTAATTAAGTCATGAAGTTTTTAGAGAAAACAATGGGAAAAGGTAGTGGAGAAGCATGCATGATAGATAACAAAGATGTTTCATATAGTGATAAAGTAATTTATAAGAATTCTATTTTTTCATTATTATATAAAGGTATTGCGATGTTATTATCCCTTCTTTCGGTACCATTGATGTTACATTGTCTCGGTACAGAAAAATATGGCGTGTGGGTATCGTTGTTGTCTGTTGTTTCTTGGATTTATTATTTTGATTTAGGTGTAGGAAATGGATTAAGGAATAAATTGGCAGAATCTATAGCTCTTCATGATATTGAAAGTTCAAAAAAATATTTAAGCGTTTCTTATCTTTTAGTAAGTGGAATATCATTTCTTATATTCATTGCAATTCTCGTTATTTTTTCTATAATAGATGTTTCTTCGCTGTTGCACTATAGCCTTTTAGATGAAAATCTTGATCTCATATTGATTATTGCATTTTTCTTTGCCTGTGTTAATTTTGTGGCCTCTCTTGTCAATAATATATTTTATGCTGTACAGAGAGCTAGCTTAGTGAACTTTTTTGGCGTAGTAGGACAGGTGCTCTTTATTTTAGGATTGATAGTGTATATTCAAACAGGTAAAAGTTTTCTTGTAATGCTTGTTATTGTTGAAGGGGTTGCCCAACTGTTAAAAAATGTTGTGGCGACAGGTTATATATTCCGTACTTATTCACAATTAAAGTTTTCGATCAATAAGATTGATTTTAGTTATGCACATGGAATAGTAGGTTTTGGCCTCCGAGTTTTTCTTATTCAGATTACGGCATTAATTTTGAATTCGACAGATAATATTATTATCTTACGATATTTTGGCGCGGATGCTGTAACGCCATATAGTTTGTGTTATAAGTATTTTAATACGATTAATGCATTTTTTGTAGTTATGTTAACACCTCTTTTATCTGCCTATACTTTTGCTTATGCGCGACATGACGTTGAATGGATAAAGAAAACTTTATATAAGGGATTTTTGCTTTTCATTGCTTTTGTTGCGATTATACTCATTGCTGGATTTGTTTTTGAGCCAGTTACAATTTTATGGTTGCAAAAAAAACTTTATTTTCAACCGGGTCTCATATTTTTGACTGGATTGTATTTCGTTTTGTTAATGTTTACACATAATTTTTCCACGCTATTAAATGGAATTAGTAAAGTTTCAGGGTATACAATATCAACGATTTTGATGGCAGTTATTAACGTACCAATTTCAGTTTTTATAGCCGTTTATATGGGAATGGGGATTAATGGAGTTATTATGGGATCTATTATTTCGATGATAATTGGGGTTGTAGTTTCTCCTATTATTGCGATAAAGGAATTAAAGAAGTTGGGAGGTTAGAAAATGCTTCTTTTGTCAATTTGTATACCATCATATAACCGATTTACTAGTTTGAATGTAGCCGTTAAATTAATGTTGAAAGCAGAATCTAGAGACTTTGAAATTATAATATTAGATAATAAATCGCCAAATGATATTGAAAAGGAAATTATAATTCATGATAAACGTTTACATTTTATCAAACAAGAGTCAGCTGTTAATGCAAATGAGAATATTAGGGATTGTTTATTATATGCTACGGGAAAGTATGCAATGATTTGCTTAGATAAGGATAGTATTAATGGAAGAATGTTAGATGAGTTTCTTCAAGTTATTCGGCAAAATCCCAAAATTTGCGGAGGTTGCTGTATACAAAATAAAATATCTAAAGAAAATAAAATTGAGATTTATGATCATGATCAGATTCTAAAATTTGGATATTTATATTTAGGAAAACATCCGTCAGGTGATTTTTACAGAACCGAATATATGAATGAAGATATAAAGTTGTTATCGGAAAAAGCATTGAATAGTGGATTTATATCGGATTTAATTTTGGCAAGATGCGCTAGTCATGGTTCTATGCTATTTTATGATAAACCTTTAGTGTTTCTTGAGAAATCGAAAACTGCTGCAAAAATAAAGTCATATACATATTCTGGAAAAAATAATAATGTATATTTTTATCCTAATAAGAGAAAAGAACAGTTTAGCGTGTATATTGATCATATGAAATCATTGTATATAACACATAAATTATGGAAAAAATTACTTGAGAAGATTTATGTTCAGAAAATTATTCAAGTTACGTTTGGTTTTCGAGATGTTATGCGTTTAAAAGATGCATGTACACACTATGATCTCACGGTTAGGAATATTACGTTAAAAGAAATGTTTCATTATTGGATAGATTTTAATAATTATTTTTTGAAAAGTGATCTTAATGATTTATCCAAATATAGTAAGTTGTATATTATCATTAAATCAAATTTAATGCTTGTAAAAAAATTTATCGATAAAAAATTATGCTATTCTAGTTGTAGAAGAAATGTATTTATGAATAAGTTGCTTATTGGAAAAAATTCAATAAGATGAGGATACTAATCTGAATAATGCAAATAATAAAAGAAATTATCATAGAATATATGCATGGAGGAATGCAGCATTGATTATTAAACATTCTCATACTGGTTTTGAGGCATTGCGTATTTTGGCAATGCTAATGATTGTTAGTCTACATTATTTGGGTCACGGAGGGGTTTTACAAGCAACGCCATATTCAACAAATTATTTATTAGGCTGGTTTATCAATGCTTTTTGTAAAGTAGGTGTAAATTGTTATGTTCTAATAAGCGGATATTTTTTAGTAAAATCGTCAGATTTTAAAATTAAGAAAGCTTGCGATTTATGGATAGAAGTTTTCTTTTATTCGGCTGGTATTTTTCTTTTATTTTATAGCTTAAATATTATTCCTCTTTCAACAAAAGGATTACTGAAAAGTTTTTTACCAATCAAATTAGAAGCATATTGGTTTGTTACGGCATATATGGGTCTGTATATTTTATATCCATACCTTAATAAATTAATAACAAATCTAAGCAAAAGGGATTACCAAAAATTTATTTTTGTTTTGCTGGGTATTTTCAGCATATATTCGTTTGTAGGCGATACATTCCATGTAGTTGGAGGCTCTAGTCTGATTTGGTTTATTGTACTATACTGTATTGGTGGATACTTCAGGCTTTTCGATGATTTTAGCAACAAAAACAAAATGTTTTTGTTTTATGTAATTATGTCAATATTTATTTTTATTACTAAAATTACTCTTTATAGTATAGGTTCTCATTTCGGCTTTGCTACTAAAGGCGGTTCAGAAATATTTTATGCATATAATTCACCAATATTATTATGTTCTTCCGTTGCATTATTTCTATTTTTTAAAAATGTAACAGTGGATCGTATATGGTTGCTTCATTTAATTAACTTTTTTGCACCACTTACTTTTGGCGTGTATTTAATTCATGACAATGATTTTGTAAGAGCAAATATATGGAGATATTGGCTGAATACACCTGCATTTTATGATTCTCAATATTTCCTTTTACACTATATTATGTCTGTTATCAGTGTGTTCGTCATTTGTGCACTAATAGATAAAATTAGACAGTCGATATTTTTTATTAGTGGCAATATGATGCACACTTTGTATGAGAGACATAGAAAACGTATGGTATAGTAAATTTTTAATACTATTGTTGCAGATAGAAATGCAAGTGAGCCATTATAGAGGACTGGTTTCTGGGTCATTGTTATATAAAACCGGACATTATTCAAAGCATTCAAGAAGAACGTCAACATGTAGCTTAGCCTCGCTCTGAGACTTGATGGCTTTTGCGAAAGTTATTGGACACTAGCTACAAAAATACATCAAATAATTATTTTGGTTCAACAAGGACTCTAGTAGGCATACTTTCTTATTTTTTTATAAGTAGGGGGAAAAATCTGTGAATTTAGTACAAGTTGTAAAGCATATAGTGAAGAAAATTATTTGGCCTTCGCCGTATACTGTTATAAAAAAAAGCCCCCAAAAGTTTATGGTTGATCCTAGTTCAGTTCTTTTTGATTCAACTAGATTTGTTTTTTGTGTACCTAAACATACGATTAATCCATGTGTATATATTGCCAAAGACTCAATGATCGGCTGTGAGTTTATTTTTGAGTCAACACAGGGGTGTATTAGTGTTGGGAATAGAACGTATATTGGGAATGGAACTAAACTTATATCTAGATCTTCAATAACAATAGGGGACGATGTAACAATAGCTTGGGGATGTTATCTATACGATCATAATTCTCATTCTTTAAATTGGGAGCAGAGACGTAAGGATATCCAACAACAAATGATTGATTTAAAAAATACTAAAAATTTTATATTGAATAAAGACTGGAGTGTAGTAAAAACAGAAGCAATTGTAATTTGTGATAAGGCATGGATTGGTTTTGAAGCTGTTATTTTGAAAGGTGTTACCGTGGGTGAAGGGGCAATAGTTGGAGCTAGGTCGGTAGTTACAAAAGATGTTGAACCGTGGACGGTTGTGGCAGGTAATCCGGCAAGAGTAGTAAAAAGGCTAAAGAAGAACTAGTGGGTGAATTTTTTAATGGATAAAAAAGTACTTATTACAGGGGCATATGGTTTTATTGGCCGATATGTTGCAAAGTATTTTGAAAAGCAGGGTTGGGATGTTATAGGATTAGGGCACGGAGAGTGGTCACGCCAAGAGTGGCAGGCTTGGGGTATTAAAGAATGGCATACCACGGATATTACTACAGATAATTTGCTAACTTATGCCAATGAACCAGATGTTATAATTCACTGTGCTGGAAGCGGGTCAGTTAGTTTTTCGCTAAATCATCCACTTCAGGATTATAATCGTACAGTACAGACTACTTTGTCTGTGCTGGAATTTGCTAGAATTCATGCTCCAAAAGCTAAAATAATTTATCCATCGAGCGCAGCAGTTTATGGTTCGGTTGGCCCCAGTCCAATTAAGGAGAATAGTTTATTAAATCCTGTTTCACCATATGGTTTCCACAAAAAAATTGCAGAAGAATTATGTTCCTCTTATGCAAGATTTTTTAATATTTCCGTTGCAATTGTAAGGCTTTTTTCAATTTATGGAGTGGGTTTACGCAAACAATTATTTTGGGATGCATGTGAAAAAATTTCAAGGAATGAAACGTTGTTCTTTGGATCTGGAGAGGGAACGCGTGATTGGCTTCATGTTCAAGATGCAGCTTCAATATTATACACGGCTAGCCAATTTGCATCTACAAAATGTCCTATTGTTAATGGCGGGGCTGGTAGAAAAGTAACTATTCGCGAGGTATTGTCTGAACTTTTTAGAGAGTTTGGGCGATCTGACGAACCAATTTTTCAGGGTATCACACGTACGGGAGACCCGCAACATTACTTGGCGGATATAAATTATCTGCGGATGTGGGGGTGGAAACCTCAATTTAGTTTGTTTCAAGGAATTCGTCAATATGTGGAATGGTATAAAGATGGTGGAGTCTTATGATTAGAGTAGGATTCATAATTGAAGATAATGGCTGGCTAGGAGGATTAAATTATTTCCGTAATTTATTTAATGCGGTATATAATATGCCAGAAAGAAAATTTGAATTGGTAATTTTTACAGGAAAGAATTCTTCTCTGAATTTATTTTCTGGTTTTCCACCGGTAGAAATTATTCACACTTCATATTTTACAAGATTACATCCGCTATGGATGTTACATAAGATAGGATATTATTATTTTCACAATGATTTATTTTTAGAGAGGTTTCTAAAGAGACATCACATTGATGTTCTTTCACATGCGAATTTTTTATCTAAGAATAGTTCAGTCCCGGTTTTAGGGTGGATACCTGATTTTCAATGTATGTATTATCCAAAACTTTTCTCAGACAAGGGAATGCGTTCACATGAGTCCAACTTACGCTTAATTGCAAAATATGCCCAAGCAGTTGTGGTTAGTAGTTTTGATGCAAAAAAAGATATGGGCAAGTTTATGCCACAATATATTTCTAAAGCTAAAGTTTTGCATTTTGCAGTGGTGCCGCAGAATAACGACTCGAGGAAAAATATGGAATATTTAGAAGATAAATACAATATTCATTATCCATATTTTTATGTACCTAACCAATTTTGGGCACATAAAAACCATAAAATACTGATTGATGCATTGAATATTTTAAGAGAGAAAGAAATACCGATTACTATTGTCATGACAGGGAAGACAGTTGATCCACGGCAACCCGAATATTTTGATAACTTAATGCGATATGCCCAAGAGTGCAATGTTTTAAATAAGTTTAGGGTATTAGGTATTGTGCCATACTCCGATGTTATGAGTTTACTGCGTAATTGCTTAGCAGTAATAAACCCTTCGTTTTTTGAGGGATGGCATACTGGTGTAGAGGAAGCTAGATCACTAGGTAAACCAACATTATTGTCGGATATCCCTATTCATCGAGAGCAGGACCCATCTGGAGGAGTATTCTTTAATCCGCGCGATTCCCTTGATTTGGCAATGAAGCTAGAAGAATTTTGGAGTAATAGCAATAATGAGGAAGACGCACATTTAAAGTATAACGTGGAAGATGCAACGGCAAGGCATCAAGTATTTGCAAAGACATATGAAAAAATAATTTTGGAAACTATAAAGGGGAATTACGTATGAAAAAGCGTGCTTTAATAACGGGCATTACTGGTCAAGATGGAGCCTATTTAGCTGAATTTTTATTAGAAAAAGGATATGAAGTGCATGGCATTAAACGTCGTGCTTCACAGTTTAATACTGGACGGATAGATCATCTTTATCAAGATTATCACGAGGATAATGTCAATTTGTTTCTTCATTATGGGGATATGGTAGATTCTACGAACTTAATTAGTATTGTTCAAAAAGTACAGCCTGATGAAATTTATAATTTAGCGGCACAGAGTCATGTACAAGTTTCTTTTGAAACACCTGAGTATACTGCTAATGCTGACGGAATAGGGACACTTAGACTTTTAGAAGCCATCCGAATTTTGGGGATGGAGAAAAAGACCCGATTTTATCAAGCATCAACGAGTGAATTATTTGGAAAGGTACAAGAAACACCGCAAAAGGAGACAACACCTTTTTATCCAAGAAGTCCCTACGCGGTGGCAAAGTTATATGGATATTGGATGACTATTAATTATCGTGAAGCGTATGGAATATACGCTTGTAATGGAATCCTTTTTAATCATGAATCACCAATACGTGGTGAAAATTTTGTAACTCGTAAAATCACTCGGGCAGTAGCGCGAATTAGCCTTGGGCTTCAGAGAAAGTTATATCTAGGAAATTTGAACGCTAAAAGAGACTGGGGTTTTGCAAAGGATTATGTCGAGGCAATGTGGCTTATGCTTCAGCAGGACAAGCCGAATGATTATGTAGTTGCCACTGGGGTGACACATGAAGTGCGTGAATTTGTTGAACTGGCTTTTAGGGAAGTTGGGAGGAATATTATATGGAAGGGACAGGGAATTGAGGAGAAGGGGATTGACTCAAAAACTAATGAGATTTTGGTAGAAGTTGATCCAAGATACTTTCGTCCGACGGAAGTTGAATTTTTACTCGGTGATGCATCAAAGGCAAGAGAGAAACTGGGTTGGAACCCTAATACATCAATTAAGAAATTATGTTCCATAATGGTAAAAGCCGACATGGAGCGTGCGCAACGAGATTTGCTGTGCAAACAGAATGGTTTTAAAGTTAGAAAGTATTCTTGACCTGTTTGGGGAATTTTAGTCAGTGGCTCAGGGGGAGAGCCACAAAGAAATCAGTGGCTCTCAATAAATCCATCAATACGGTGGACAGGTGTTAATGCGTCCTTTCTCTTACGTTATAGACGCTTCCCCGCCAAATAGTAAATAGTATGATGCAAGATTCCATGAACAATTCTATCGAGGATTGCCAGAGATAGGATTTCCTGCAATTCGACGATTCCGTCCGTCTGACGCGAATGTGAACGATAGTAGTAGATGCGTTTTTATGACTCACATCAACAATCTCAATCAGATTCTTGGTTTCATTGTTGCTTAAGTGAACAATAAACAACTTATTAAGGATCACTAGTTTAATCTTTTTGTATTAATCACGAGAGGGCTACGTTTTGTGCGTTTAAGAAAAGTATGAACGTATATCTGAT
The genomic region above belongs to Veillonellales bacterium and contains:
- a CDS encoding glycosyltransferase family 1 protein, with protein sequence MIRVGFIIEDNGWLGGLNYFRNLFNAVYNMPERKFELVIFTGKNSSLNLFSGFPPVEIIHTSYFTRLHPLWMLHKIGYYYFHNDLFLERFLKRHHIDVLSHANFLSKNSSVPVLGWIPDFQCMYYPKLFSDKGMRSHESNLRLIAKYAQAVVVSSFDAKKDMGKFMPQYISKAKVLHFAVVPQNNDSRKNMEYLEDKYNIHYPYFYVPNQFWAHKNHKILIDALNILREKEIPITIVMTGKTVDPRQPEYFDNLMRYAQECNVLNKFRVLGIVPYSDVMSLLRNCLAVINPSFFEGWHTGVEEARSLGKPTLLSDIPIHREQDPSGGVFFNPRDSLDLAMKLEEFWSNSNNEEDAHLKYNVEDATARHQVFAKTYEKIILETIKGNYV
- the gmd gene encoding GDP-mannose 4,6-dehydratase, which produces MKKRALITGITGQDGAYLAEFLLEKGYEVHGIKRRASQFNTGRIDHLYQDYHEDNVNLFLHYGDMVDSTNLISIVQKVQPDEIYNLAAQSHVQVSFETPEYTANADGIGTLRLLEAIRILGMEKKTRFYQASTSELFGKVQETPQKETTPFYPRSPYAVAKLYGYWMTINYREAYGIYACNGILFNHESPIRGENFVTRKITRAVARISLGLQRKLYLGNLNAKRDWGFAKDYVEAMWLMLQQDKPNDYVVATGVTHEVREFVELAFREVGRNIIWKGQGIEEKGIDSKTNEILVEVDPRYFRPTEVEFLLGDASKAREKLGWNPNTSIKKLCSIMVKADMERAQRDLLCKQNGFKVRKYS